Part of the Primulina huaijiensis isolate GDHJ02 chromosome 15, ASM1229523v2, whole genome shotgun sequence genome is shown below.
ACTGGCCAGTCACCAACTGCCAAAAGGAGGTTCTCTTTCTAGGGGAACTCGAGGAAGTGCTGGAGGCAACACAGGCTGCAGAATTTCAGCGCTGTATGGTCCCTCTTTTCCGACAGATTGCTCGTTGCCTCAACAGCTCCCACTTTCAGGTGCTAGAAATTTACAGAGATAATTGTCTTGTGATAAACTGCGCAGCGCTCTCAGTTCaagttttatatgatttattttcttttatttgtatggtgtataagttttttaatttgttttcgtTCGTAGCTTGTTTAATGCTGCTGAGAATAGATTGATGGTTTCCGTGGAATGTTTATTACAATAACCTTAACTACCGAGTTTACCATGTTAGTTAGAGTATATCAGCAtctataatatgttattttgttCGGAACCTTTTCGATATTCTAAAAatcgaatttaatttttttaagagaGATGTCCATATTTTTGTAGTTTTCTTTTCATACCTGTACTCTCTCTTACCACAGGCAAAACATAAATGATGGAATTTGAAATCAGATAGTTCATCCTCTTTTCCTAATTTAAGCTATCTTAATCTAGTTTTATCAAATTGTTTTATTGAGTTGTTAAGAGGGAGGAATAAACTAGTTAAGTATTTTATAGAAAAATTCTCTCACTGATTAGGAACCTGAAAACACGTATGCATTCAATTATGATTTCGATCTTCTTGTTGACCTTTAATAGTTCGATACTCCCACTAAATTATAAACTTCCAGTCCCTTTTAAGTTTTAACCCAAAAACAATCGAGTCATTTTTTGATGAGTAGGTATTTGTAAGCGGAgagaaatttgacaacatagcTCTGGGAATGCAATTATACGCCCTGTACCAGATATATTTATGGAAAGAATGACCTTGTGTTCGATACCTGCGTATGCTAATAAATATGCTTGCTGAACCAAAGGCCATTTTTTGTTGACTGTCTTTCGGGTTGAAACCTCATTGGCATGCTATATCATTTGGTTGTAAATGTTGCAGGTTGCAGAACGAGCTCTCTTTCTATGGAATAACGAACATATCGTGGGATTGATTGCTCAAAATCGCAGTATTATTTTGCCAATCATCTTTGCGGCATTGGAAAAGAATATCCAGTCCCACTGGAACCCTGCAGTACACGGTCTAACTGTTAACATACGAAAAATGCTTGTGGAGATGGATGCCGAGTTATTTGAAGAGTGCCAGAGGCAGTATGCAGAGAGGGAGTCCAAAACCAGGGAACTGGAAGAACAACGGGAGTTAATGTGGCAACGATTGGCAGCTGCTGCTGCTCAAGGAGGCTGAAACTGACATTTTTATTGCTTATTGGTCGTCACCCTACGAAGAGTGGGATCTTGTGAAAGATGGATGAGTAAACCTCGGAGGTCTATTTTATTGGCTTCAATGGTAATcatctaaaaatattttgaattaaacTTGAATTTTCCAAATTAATGACGCGGGCAAAGCAGCCGACAATGTGATTTTAGATGTGTTGTTATGTCTTAAAATTTGCTGAAAATTAAGATTGGCTTGTTAAGTGCCTTGTATCTGTTACACATTCTTTGCCTGTGGTATTAGTTTTACTCTCATCATATGTATTGTAGCTGTTGATGAggataattaatttcttaaattcTTACGTATGATTCGGTTCGAAGGTTTGATTGTTTGCGTCAGCGTCCATCAAAGTTTttattggtaaaaaaaatttttgttaatatatttgacaGACATTTGCAAACTGCACATGAGTTGCGATTCCCTGGagctaattttatttaaattgaatcaTTAAATCACCCACATACGCGcatgtatataaatatatgccCGCACGCGCACACAAATATAAAAGCAAATGAGATGGCTGATTTGGCCATCCTCCATAGGCCAATGGCATCTGGCAGCCTGGCAGCAAGTACTGCACATGATTCCTGTTGTCTACGCCCTCAACTTTTATTAGATTTTATTCTAAAATTGTCACGTTCTTCAATCATTGCCAAGCAGATACCTCATTATTTGAAGGATTACATTTAAAGCTGAGAGTTActaaatttatcatttttaaaaaatgtgtttAAAGTTGAAAATAACTCCCTGGTGCAGCATATCCAGCCAATCTGGGGAACATGAGTTTCATTCAGCCACACGATCATGTGACCAAAGATATGATACACTCACGCATTCAGGCTTCAGACTCCCACCTTCGACGAGAAGCACTAATTACACATCCAAGCTCTTTCTTGAAGGCAAAACATTATTCTTATCCAGCTATTTGaattttagaataaaaataatataacttCACATTCCTGATATATCAATAACTTCAATATATTccgtaaaaaaaaaacttcgaCATTACTATTTCAAGAACAGAAGGAAATATAGATAATTTGGTTCCTGTTTAAATTTTTCACCCTGCAAAAGGCCCGTTATCACAttcttttatatgtttttttgtttattattttctaCCGTACGAGTATGAATATATATTAGCTTTTAAGCATTAAGTCAATACAACTAAAGAAATCATGAAAACTTTATTACACAAATTTAATCTGTTCTAAAATCcacatattaataaaaaaaaaaagcaaggcAGGCTACTCGGCTTCTCCATATTACGTTCAAGGTTCGATTCATCACTGCAGGCCGCAAGAAATACTTTGAACAATCTGGTGATTTAAGTATCATGAAGAACTGGTAATTTCTTCATGGTCAACTTCATTATCTTCAGAAACCAGGTCGGTTTCAGAACCTTCTGTTATTTCAGGAGTTATAATGCGCCCTGTCATTGGATCAACAGGGCGAGTATCTCGTGGGCCACCTTTTCGTCCCATTGCAAGCATTGGAGGTGGGGGTAACAAGCCAGATCGAAAGAGGAGGTGTTGAACAGGTTCCGAGGGTTGTGCGCCAACAGAAAGCCAGTACCTGCACAAGAAAGAGGAAGTCATACCCTTCATGGATTGAGCAAATTTTGGGACGGCAGTTCAAACTGTTCATGGTCACAAGCATGTCAAGTAAGAAGTTCTTCTTTTTCAAACTAAGAGAATAAGAATTATATAACAGGGGCAGAtgttaaatttcaattattcaTATACCTTAAAATGTACAACTCAAGAGAGGAAACTGATGAAAATTCAGGAATTTATTTGGTAGTAAATCACACAGCTTTCAAAACGAACGAGACAAGGATAAATTGTATGCCAATCAGGACCTTCCAATTTTCGGTCTTTTGTGTGACAATATAACCAAACAAAGAGCTAACAAAAACAGGTAAAAATGTATCTAACATGGCACATACTAATAAATAGCAAGGACGGTCTTCTCATAGTTATCAGCACGTTGATAAGGGAAGATAAATAAATGACCCGAGATTGAACCAGAAGGCCAAGGACAGAATGGTGCTCTACAGAACATTGGCACTTGGTAGAATAGCGGCAATATCCAGGAGGTAAAAATCCAGTATGGTGGAATAGATTGATAGATCAATCTAGTATGGACTTCCTACATGTACGCAGTTCCACATCATTCATACAAAGAAAAATGGGCAATGAACTCATGAAGCAATCTTTTCATGTTTGTGTTTCATCACTAATGCCTCATCATCAAATCTTCAATGAAATCGTATAAAGTAGCAAATATTTAAGATGACAGTATGCCAGTGAATGTCAGTAAATAAATGCACATATATACATCATTTATCCACAGCGGGTGATAAAGAGAAATGGAATGAAATGATGGTCTGTAAACTATATTAAAACATTGACGCAGTTCAATATTCAGGAAATCTACAGCTTATCCTTAATGTAATAGATAGTTCCCCACAGGCATTGATAAACAGATGATCCTATAAATTTCACAAAGGCATACCTCAACACATATTCAAAGCATAAACAATAAACTCTTAACGCAAACCATGGATAAACCCCAAGTCAAAAACACATTTTCTCAGATTCAGcatttctcaaaaattaatctTCCTCCCGCGAACTCAAACTAAATTTGAAACCACTTACTTCACTCTATCAAAATTAAGACCCATTCTTTTACCGCCATCCTGACCTGCATGACACCATAAAATTCAGAAAGAAtcgaacatttttttttatttataaaaaaactagAGTACCAATTGCAGTTAGATTCCAGATAAGATGATACGAAATTAAAATCTACAGATGGAACTAAATTACAATTCGAAACAAATTGATTTAAAATGGGTAAAATATTACTTGTGGATGGGGTAATGAGTTACCAGGAAGAGGGTTGTAATAGCCCAAGACTTCCAAATGCTTTCCATCTCTAGGGGATCGGCTATCAGCGGCCATTACTCTGTAAAATGGCTTGTTACGGCATCCCAGCCGAGAAAGCCGCAAACGCACCACCATTTTCTCTGTCTCCTTCTCTGATTTGCCTAGGGCTTAGGGAGTTCTAATCAAATTTTACTGGTCCTTTTTTTGGGGGTAATTTTACTGGTCTTAACCATGTAACAAAACGGCATCGTTTTTAATGCGACGTATGGAAGGAAGGACACCATATGAAATTTAAAGGTCAATTTTTGGGGAATTTCTTTTAATTCATAAATGTTGCCAAATAAgtgtaaatattttatcttataaATGGTTGGGCACTAAGAAATTTTCGtaattacaatattatattaatttattcaaaaaaaaactaTCTAAAAACAATTAAACTTATAAAAACCTAAGATATCTGGAATATCTGATGGCATATTGTAACGTTTATATTATTGACTcagaaattgaaaattattattttctttatgtGCTAAATTTATTCAACTTTGgcttatgtcaaaatatttttcgacgTTACAAAAACTGAATAGGGTGTAGTttgctaaaaataaaaaagttgagGGGCAAAACATAAAAAACTCAGATAAATAGGAGGCAAAGTTCAAGAAACAGAACAAATTAAGCTACCTGTAGAAGAGTTACAAAAATGAAAACATTTTTAGCTAGTGAGCTGCGCCACAGAATACAAGAGAACACAATTATTTGGCGCTCACTCTAAGTTTCTAACCCCTCAGGCGTTTGGAGGAAAAACCCTCTGAATGAACTCTAAAAATCGCTCAGAATAGAACTTAGAGTCGACGGCGGAAATCAACAGGGGATCAAAGTGAATCTATTTGTATGTGTGCTTGATCTTCTTACTCACATTGTATTCTTGAAGAATGTCGATGATACCCAAATACAGGAAATCATATGCTTCATGAAAGATTTGAGCATCGTCTCCTCAAGAGATGTGTTCTGCTCTGGCTGGCATATTCACACCAAGCTGGATTTGAAGTCTGTCACCATGCATCAAAGTCACGCTACTATAGTTCATTGTAGCAAtgtaattcaaatcttttaaaccacacATTAATCTAGTCATATGACAGTCCTTCACACAGAAAGCTTCAATTTTCTGTCTTTTAAACTGTTCTAAAGTTCCCAGAAAGGAGGCGATCGATCACCATTTTAATTTAAGGGACTTCGTATTAAGGAAAACACATAAAGTACCAGAGAAAAATCAGCTTATTCGATACCTTGTAATACCAGGAAGGAGAAGATCTACTTACTCGTTGCCACTTGCAGATGATGCTCGCAAACAGTTGCCTCTGATATGAGAGCCGATAATGACATCTTTGTCATCAGCACCGCGAGGGACCAAAACAAGGCATTGCGGAGAGATTTCATCCTCCATAGACTCTGGAGGTTGTAGATCAACATTAGCAAATGACAAGATATGAGTAAATCAAAGAATCTTGGTAAAAGTTGATGTGCCATGGAAACCGGAAAACACAAAAAAGGTATATCAGATTTTATCATGATTTGCAATGCCATGGGGAACAAAACTTACCATTTCTGCAACAACTCCCAGTCCATCCACCAAAATATGCTGACTATAAGACAAATGAGAGAGTAGATGTTGTGGTGCTCGGTGATGTACACCTAGCAAGAGGCTGTAATCCATTATATTCTCTGATTCCAAGAATTTGCTATCTGTTTCGATCTGCCTGGGTAGTAGAACAGAACAGCAACATTACTATGCCATCAAATAGACCACATGATACTTCGATCTGAAGGATAATCACTGAATTATCTTTTCAAGATTGACACGGGCATCCACTCAAGGTAAACTCTCCATCTCAAGCAAAGAGAAAAAAGAACAAAGAATGAAGCAAATAGATATATCATGTTCATAACAATGTAAGTTTGATGAATGATCTCCCATCGATGACATGGAATTCTCCTAGAAGAAACATAGAGCAATAGCGTGTCCAGCAGTCTGTTAGTTTTAgggaaatattaaataattccCGGAGACAATGACGAAACGTAATGGCCTAAAGGAAGCTGAagcaaaatttgaatttaatagccACTTACTGTAGGAGGACATTTTGCCAAGAAGGTTCCAAATAAAAGCAGTAATTCAAATCGAGATCCTTGAGTATTGTATTCTCGTCAATTTCAACCTTGTCTGCAGAACGTCCTAATGTAGAACCTTTCAAATCAAATCTCCATAGTATTCTTAACTCTGCGCAGCACATGTTTCCCATGACGACAAAACGGAACTGCCAAGCAGACATCTGTTAGAGCAAGAAATAAGTCGATTGAATTAGCAGTTAGCACACGCATAGAATTACTTTTCAAGACAAATTTTTTGGAAGAGAGAGGCAGCGGGCCTCGGGGAGATGATTTTGAAAAAGATCAGATAATGACAAAGAAATTGTGTTGAGGTCACAAGTCAACATAATCGTCCTAAAACTAATCCTAGTTACCTTTTGACCACAAGAAGGTTTAATCCtgtgaaaacaaaaaaatttagttaTCAGGGTGTTTTCGTATGTACACACATGACTACAATAGTTTGGGAGCATCCGCAGAAGAACCTACAAATGCAACCACGGGTAATATacccattttaaaattttaaaaccacGGAATCATTGTTTTCGTAAGATCATGTCACATTACATTAGACAGCTCACAACATCAAGAATATAAGCTAACCAATAAAAAGTTAAGATTGAGATATAAGACCTCGACTTCCGATTTCGCAATGTCTTGATCATGAACTGATCATCCTGAGACAGGAAAAAGACACTACCACTTTTACCGGGAGAAGAAAGTTCCCTGAGGGCATCATTTCCACATATTGACATCATGTAGTCAGCTGCATCAATCTCGAACATCTCTCTCAAATTCCTACGAGGAAAAacataatatatcatttttatataaaaatgatatttattttcttataaaacTGAAATCGCTGGTCGAATTGCAAACTGAAATAAGTGTAAAATTGGAAATTTCTTTCTAAAATTTAGTTTTCCAATAACTTTTTTAATC
Proteins encoded:
- the LOC140959874 gene encoding small ribosomal subunit protein bS16m/bS16c-like; translation: MVVRLRLSRLGCRNKPFYRVMAADSRSPRDGKHLEVLGYYNPLPGQDGGKRMGLNFDRVKYWLSVGAQPSEPVQHLLFRSGLLPPPPMLAMGRKGGPRDTRPVDPMTGRIITPEITEGSETDLVSEDNEVDHEEITSSS